The following are from one region of the Meleagris gallopavo isolate NT-WF06-2002-E0010 breed Aviagen turkey brand Nicholas breeding stock chromosome 21, Turkey_5.1, whole genome shotgun sequence genome:
- the TMEM248 gene encoding transmembrane protein 248, producing MFNINLLENLKVYISSRPPLVVFMISVSAMAIAFLTLGYFFKIKEIKSPEMTEDWNTFLLRFNDLDFCISENETLKHLINDTTTPESTVTSGQARSSTQSPQTLEDSGPINISVTITLTLDPLRPFGGYSRNITHLSSTIFGHQIGLSGRESHEEINITFTLPAAWNSDDCVLHGHCEQVVFTTCMTVTAASNVFPVTVQPPHCVPETYSNATLWYKIFTTARDSNTKYAQDYNPFWCYKGAIGKVYHALNPKLTVIVPDDDRSLINLHLMHTSYFLFVMVITMFCYAVIKGRPSKLRQSNTEFCSEKVALSEA from the exons ATGTTCAACATAAACCTGTTGGAGAACCTGAAGGTTTACATCAGCAGCCGGCCTCCGCTCGTGGTCTTTATGATCAGCGTAAGCGCTATGGCAATAGCTTTTCTGACACTGGGTTATTTCTTTAAGATCAAGGAGATCAAGTCACCAGAAATGACAGAG GACTGGAATACTTTCCTCCTGAGATTCAATGATTTGGACTTCTGTATATCTGAGAATGAAACCCTGAAGCATCTCATCAATGACACCACAACTCCAGAAAGTACAGTCACCAGCGGGCAGGCAAGATCTTCCACGCAGTCCCCACAGACTCTTGAGGACTCCGGTCCCATCAACATCTCTGTTACAATCACTTTGACACTGGACCCACTCAGACCATTTGGCGGATATTCCCGCAACATCACACATCTAAGTTCCACCATTTTTGGACACCAGATTGGACTCTCAG GCAGAGAATCCCATGAGGAGATAAACATTACGTTCACACTGCCGGCTGCCTGGAATTCAGACGACTGTGTTCTTCATGGTCACTGCGAGCAGGTTGTGTTCACAACCTGCATGACTGTGACAGCAGCCAGCAATGTATTCCCTGTCACAGT tcaACCACCACATTGTGTTCCTGAAACATACAGCAATGCTACGCTTTGGTACAAGATCTTTACCACAGCAAGGGACTCTAATACCAAGTATGCACAGGATTATAACCCCTTCTGGTGTTACAAAGGAGCAATTGGAAAAGTGTATCATGCTTTAAATCCCAAACTAACTGTTATAGTTCCAGAT GATGATCGCTCTCTAATAAACCTACATCTCATGCATACCAGTTACTTTCTTTTTGTGATGGTGATTACAATGTTCTGCTATGCAGTTATTAAAGGCAGACCAAGCAAACTGAGACAAAGCAATACAGAATTCTGCTCTGAAAAG gTTGCTTTGTCAGAAGCATAA